The region GCGAAGCCGAGACCCATGGTGTTGCTGGTCATTTCACCCGCCATTTCAACAGCGGCAAAAACCAGGCGGACGGAAAACCCCATGGCGGCGCCGATGATGAATTGCTGGACCAGGATCAGTAGCCCCGTCATCGACATCGGATCGAGCGCAGGAGGCACGGGTACATTGGGAGCGATGACCAGCGATGTCATGACCCCGAGCAGTATCTTCACCAGCATCGGTACGCTTGCGCTGCCGAATGGCGGCGCGACAGCCAGCAATCCGAGGATGCGCGTCAGCGGCCAGATGAAAGCGGCGATCCAGATATAGAGCTGAGCGCTGGTGACGTTGATCATGATGTTGCGATTGCCGGCGAAAGCGGCAATCTTTGGATGCCTTACTGGACCATGGCAGGAATGCCGGTAAACATCAGGCGCATGTAATCGAGCATCACGCTCAGCATCCACGGACCGGCGATGATGAGCGCAAGGAAAACCCCGACCAGTTTCGGAATGAAGGTCAGCGTGGCTTCATTGATTTGTGTGGCGGCTTGAAAAATACTGACGATCAGGCCGATCACCAGCGCGGTAAACAGCATCGGCGCGGCAATCATCAGAGTGACTTCCATGGCTTGGCGGCCGAGGGTCATTACGCTTTCTGGTGTCATGGCGGGACCTTAGTAAAAACTTTCTGCCAGCGA is a window of Herbaspirillum hiltneri N3 DNA encoding:
- the fliQ gene encoding flagellar biosynthesis protein FliQ, which produces MTPESVMTLGRQAMEVTLMIAAPMLFTALVIGLIVSIFQAATQINEATLTFIPKLVGVFLALIIAGPWMLSVMLDYMRLMFTGIPAMVQ